CCCAGGGGGCCGTCAGTCATGATGTCAAGGGCGGTGACGATGCGTGACGGCTTGCCAAAATCCTGCTCCCAGGGCTGCTCGAAGCCTGGGATACGCAGGTTGGACACGGTAAAGCCAGACAGGCCCGCCTTGGGGCGGGCGCCGACGCCGGTGGCCCCTTCGTCACGAATTTCCCCGCCGGAGCCGGTAGCGGCGCCAGGGAAGGGGGAAATGGCGGTGGGGTGGTTGTGGGTTTCCACCTTCATCAGGATGTGGATGGGTTCCACATGGTAGGCAAATTCGTTGCTGCCGGGGTCGGGGAAGAAACGGCCGGCGGTGGAGCCGGTCATTACCGCCGCGTTGTCCTTGTAGGCGCTCAGCACATAGTCCGGGGTTTGCTCGAAGGTGTTTTTAATCATCTTGAACAGGGACTTGGGCTGCGCCACGCCGTCTATGGTCCAATCGGCGTTGAAAATCTTGTGGCGGCAGTGCTCGGAGTTGGCCTGGGCGAACATATAGAGTTCGATGTCGTTGGGGTTACGGCCCAGGGCTTTGAAGTTTTCTACCAGGTAGTCGATTTCGTCGTCTGCCAGGGCCAGGCCCATGCGCTGGTTGGCGCTGTCCAGGGCGGCGCGGCCTTCCCCCAGGATGTCGACGCTGGCCAGCTGGCTGGGCTGGGCCTTCTTGAACAGGGCCTCGCCGTCGGCTTCAGATGCCAGCACCGCTTCTACCATGCGGTCGTGCACCAGGGCCTTGAAGATCTTGGCATCGGCTTCAGCCAGGGTTACATCCAACTGGTAGAGGATGCCCCGTTCCAGGCGCTTGATCTTACCCAGGTCGCAGTTGTGGGCGATGTCGGTCGCTTTAGAAGACCAGGGGGAGATGGTGCCCAGACGGGGTACCACCACCAGGCTCAGGCCGTCCAGGTCGGCCGCTGCCAGGCGCGGGCCGTAGGTCAGCAGCTTTTCCAGACGCACTTGTTCGTCGTCGGTCAGGGTGTCGGTCAGCTCGGCGAAATGCACGAAGCGGGTGGAGATCTGGCTTACCGGAAGCTGGGCTGCGCGGCAGGCCGCCAGCAGTTTTTCCAGTCGAAACTCGGACAGGGCGGGAGCGCCTCGCAGGATTTGGATCGGCATTGGTCACCTGGGCAGACTGAGGGAGTTCTCGGGCGCCGCATTATAGAGGAAAAACGTTTGCTTTCCCATCCAGACGATCGGTTAGATTTCGCGCTTTTACCAACATCTGATATAAACGCCACCAGATGAGCAGAATCACGACCAAATGGCGGGGCTTTTGGCCGGCTCTGGTGCTCCTTGTGGCGGCCTGCCAAGACACCAGCCCCCAGACTCCTTCCCAAAGCAGCCAACTGGAAAGCATCCTCGAACGAGGAGAGCTGAGAGTGGGCACACGCTTTTCCGACACCACCTATTACGAAGCGGCCGACGGCCCGGCGGGCCTGGACTATGAACTGGCCGCCATGTTCGCCGATTACCTGGGTGTGAAGTTGGTAATAGAGCCCACCTATTCGTTGACCGAACTCTTCCCCAAGCTGGAAAAGGGCGAATACGACCTGTTGGCGGCTGGCCTTAGCGTGACCGACGAGCGCCGCGCCCATTTTCGCTTTGCCCCCGCCTACCAGGCGGTGAGCCAGAAGCTGGTGTACAAGCGCGGTAACCGCCGCCCCCGGGATTTTGACGATCTTAGCGGCAGCCTGATGGTGATGGCCTTCTCGGCCCACGCCGAACGCCTGGCCCAGGTAGCCAAGGGCCACCCGGAGCTGAAATGGTCGGAAACCTCCGACATGGACTCGGACGAACTCTTGCAACAGGTACTGGCCGGGCACCTGGACTACACGGTGGCGGACTCTTCCAACCTGGCCCTAAACCGCCGCTTCTACCCGGATTTGATGGTGGGCTTTACGGTGGCCGACGAACAGCCGGTGGCCTGGGCCTTCCCCAAAAACAACGACGACAGCCTCTATGCGGCGCTGATTGAGTTTTTTGGCGAGATGACCCAGACCGGTGTCATCGCCCGCCTGGAAGAAAAGTACTACGGCCACGTGCGCACCTTCGACTACGTGGACACCCGCTCCTTTATCCGCGCCGTAGACCGCAAGCTACCCCGCTACCAGCAGAGCTTTGAAAAGTACGCCGGGGATTTTGACTGGCGATTGCTGGCCGCCATGAGCTATCAGGAGTCCCACTGGAACCCCAACGCGGTGTCGGTAACCGGGGTGCGGGGCCTGATGATGCTGACCCTGGCCACCGCCGATTTTCTCGGTATCAACAACCGCCTGGACCCTGAGCAGTCCATTCGCGGCGGTGCCAACTACCTGCACCAGCTGTTTGAGCGCATGCCCGAGTCGATCCCGGCCCATGAGAGGGTCTGGTTTGCCATGGCCGCCTACAACGTCGGCGAAGGGCACGTGCTGGACGCCCGGCGCATCACCGAAAAACGCGGTGGTGACCCCAACGCCTGGGCCGACGTCAAAGACAGCCTGCCGCTGCTGCGCAAAAAGGCCTGGTACAGCCAAACTCGCCACGGCTACGCCCGGGGCGACGAGCCGGTCAAGTACGTGGACAACATCCGCCGTTACTACGAAACCCTGGTGTGGCTCCATGACCAGCAACTGGCCAAGTTGCAGGCCCAGCAGGAAGCCCAGGCCCAGCAAACCGCCGCCGAAGGGGAGCCGAGCCTGGAACAAGTAGCGCCCCAGGATTGAAAAATCCTGGGAAAG
This window of the Gallaecimonas xiamenensis 3-C-1 genome carries:
- the mltF gene encoding membrane-bound lytic murein transglycosylase MltF, which translates into the protein MSRITTKWRGFWPALVLLVAACQDTSPQTPSQSSQLESILERGELRVGTRFSDTTYYEAADGPAGLDYELAAMFADYLGVKLVIEPTYSLTELFPKLEKGEYDLLAAGLSVTDERRAHFRFAPAYQAVSQKLVYKRGNRRPRDFDDLSGSLMVMAFSAHAERLAQVAKGHPELKWSETSDMDSDELLQQVLAGHLDYTVADSSNLALNRRFYPDLMVGFTVADEQPVAWAFPKNNDDSLYAALIEFFGEMTQTGVIARLEEKYYGHVRTFDYVDTRSFIRAVDRKLPRYQQSFEKYAGDFDWRLLAAMSYQESHWNPNAVSVTGVRGLMMLTLATADFLGINNRLDPEQSIRGGANYLHQLFERMPESIPAHERVWFAMAAYNVGEGHVLDARRITEKRGGDPNAWADVKDSLPLLRKKAWYSQTRHGYARGDEPVKYVDNIRRYYETLVWLHDQQLAKLQAQQEAQAQQTAAEGEPSLEQVAPQD